The window GTCAAACTTATTTATTAGCATTCCTAAAAATGTACTTTAAGTATTAGTTCATcttaaaatgaaaactctgttaattactcatcctcataTCATTCCAGTGCCCTgaaacctttgttcatcttcataCAAATTGAGAGATTTTAGATTAAATCCGAGAGTTCTCGAATCCTCCAAAGACAGCAAGACATCCGCCATTCTAGATTTTGGTGATCTTGGGATCGTTGCTGTTTATAGATGAGAACTCTGACTTATTCTAGAGTGTCTTTATTCCAAAGATGAACAAAGCTCTCGAGCaatgtgcgaattatacattaaCAATCAAGGTCAAGTTTTTTCAGTAGTAGTTtagtaatacatgcttcagtgattTAAATTTAAGAATGTATTGAAATTACAtctaacttattaataaaatgtatacgtTTTGAGGAatatttagtgactattttagaagttgctgtaggtcaaactatataAATGTGTCCGTTTCATTTTTTTTAGGCTGCATGCGGATATAAAAACCAATTTTACAAGTAATGGGTTTTGTGAATACTTAAGATGTCTATCGGTGCTCTAGAACTGCCAATTTCAGTTTTTTTGAacaacaaattttattttaaacattttcatacAAATTGACGAAGATCTAATATTTCAGTTTAGCAAAAAACAAGTCattaaaagaaaatacaaaagcaaaatgcagcaaaaataatATAGACTTTAAATAACTTCATACCAGTTTCAGACTTTTAAATGATGTTTCTTAGAATGGATTGGCACGAttttgcattcacaatggtataaacCGTCATGGGGCGTCAAGTGTATATTTATAtcatacatatttaattattaatatttaagatatagATCAAAGAAAGCTATCTTACTAGTTAAGGTTTGAAAATGTTGTTAAATCCTTTAGTTTAGAAAAATGGGGAAAAGAAATAAGTGCTGAAAATTATCGAAATAAATTTGGTACTAGTTTTAAACAGATGTCACACTTACAGACCAAGTCCCCAGAAGGTTGACTAGGAAGTTGCCGCTGAATCGAGTGGAGAGCATCTGAGAGATGACGTAAAGATTGGAAACCAGAGCAGACTGCAGGATGATGGGAATGTTGGAGGTATAGAACAGCTTGATGGGATATGTGTTGTATTGGCCACGGTAACGTGCAGACTTGATGGGCAGATCAACTCTGAAGCcctgaaaataaaaaacatgtaaatagagTTTCAATTACAATTGTCAAGTACTTATAATATGTGCTTATATTCAATATTTCCAACCAATACACAAAACAAGTaatgacaagaaaaaataaaataataataatcaatgaaGTAcccaaattaatttttaaaattggtTTCTGAGGGTGTGCAGCTATATATAAGTGCAAAATTTCATGTAACTGACCTGGAAGTATATGACCACAGCAAAGACGAAGACTGTAGCGATGAGGTTCATGAGGTTAGGCAGGTTCTGTCTGTAGAAAGCCTCTCTCAGAGCTCTGACTTTATCAGTGCGAGTGGCCAAAAGGTGGAACAGAGCAATAATGGCTCCCTCAAACTCAGTACCTGAACGCACACAAACAAAATTTAGCCAACTCGTCACTCATGACACTACAGCATTGCTCAAAATGATATGCTGTGTCCTGAACACACCTCTGCCTGTGTTGACTGTGGTTGGGCTGAATGCTTTCCATACGATAGTCTCACAGATGTTAGTGGCAATGAAGAGAGAGATACCAGAGCCCAAACCATAACCTTTCTGCAGCAACTCATCCAGCAGCAACACGATCAGACCAGCCACAAACaactacaggaaaaaaaaaataaataaatttaaatcacaCCCCTTGCActctttaataaaaaacaaaacatgcatatAACAATATACAAATCCCTGAGCTTAAAGCCACATTATACAggtaataaatacacacattgtgTCCATGCTCTCTCACCTGAATGATGATCAGCAGACAGATGCCAGCACCCATCTCTGAAGGGTCTCCATACATTCCAGTCATGACGTACACAATAGCCTGGCCAATGGTGATGATCATACCAAACACTGGAAAACAATTAAGCAATTACCATCACTGTTGCATTATAATAACTAATCTATAACTCAgcaatattaaagggatagttcactcgaGTTAAAAATTATCACCCTCAAATGGTTTCATACCTTTATGAGTTTTGTTTCagctaaacacacaaaaaaattaaaagaatgttgaaaatctgacttgcatagtaggaaaaactgaaattcaatggaagtcaatagttaccagttttcaacatgtttttaagtaacttattttgtgttcaacagaagaatgaaactcaaatACATTTGTGACAAGTTAATGGTAAGTatatgataacagaattttcagttttgggtgaactattccttaatACAGGCATGCAAAAGAGTAACTTGAAACCCCTACATTTTTGGGCTCCATTAAAGAGCGCTCTGTCTTTCGGTGTGTCTCCGACCTCAATGATTTTAGCTCCAGCCAGCAGCTGCATGATCAGACCAGAGGTCACAATGGGAGAGATACCCAACTCCATCAAAGTACCTGAAAAACAGTCATTATACATTTTGCAATCCACGATACCTGATACTATCACAATGCCACACAAACATTAATTCAGTTCACAAATACTATTGAGTGTAAATGCTTAAACACTAGTAAAAAACTTTTAACGGTTAAGATTTTGGAAAAaagtaaaacttaaaaaaaaaaaaaaaacttttctaaatTGATATGCATTTTGTCAGTTTTAATTAAACGCACATCGCTGAATAAGAGTAAATGTTTCTTTGAAAAAAATTATCTCACAATCATATAAAGTTTTGAGGTGATGATCATTACGTGCTTGATTAAACTAATGTTAATCAATAAAAACatagattgaggtaaagttggttttatattgaaACATTCGTTCATCTTATGGTGTCTATATTGTTTACTGCGGGACCTTAAATGTTGAATTTGAAATCGatttaagtatgacttcaaaacaacatgagcactatttattttaattgactgAACACTGCTGTTCTTTGATAGTCACTGACTGCTAATATAACTTatgttattaaggagaatgtGGGAATATAAAGCAtactttacctcaataaaacaTAGCACCTCATTAATTGTGAGTTACACTGAGTGAGTACAGTGTCTTACCTCTGTTGGAAGCCAAAATGACTCTCATCCAGTAGAATGGATCTGCTGAATCTGAAGACATGATCCCAAACAGTGGGATCTAAGACCAAGAGAAACAGTACAGTCATCAGCTCTCAACTAAAATCTTGACTTTACACTGAAGTAGCTGGAGAACAAAGGCATAGGTGTAGTGTATTTATTCATACTCTGAAAAACACAACTTACCTGACAGCAAACAAGAAAGATGAACAATGTGATGGCAGTCCATAGCACCTTTTCTCTGAACTGGATCTGAAACAAAAAAGTGTTTAAAGTTAGAAATGCTGTTTATTAcataaagttataataataaataaaaatcgatACACGCTGTGTGCAATGTTTTACCTTTCGTTCTGGTTTCTGGATTTCAGGCAAAACCGCACAAAACGGTTTTATTACCTCCAAGAACTTAACTGGAAATGACAAAAACATGAGAAATCTCACAAATTATTTGATGACAGAAAATTAAACTACTTACAATTTCACTAAATGCAACATAACATATGTTGAACCATATTACTGCAATTCACCAACATGAGGTGAAAATGTATACAGAGATCACTCAACAACTGATAAACAGTCTCACTTTCCCAAAATCCTTGTCGAACTACTAAGGACAACAACAGTCCAATCTAAAGCGTCGTCATCATTAAACTGATGAATAAAAAAGTCATTTTCCCAACATTTCTTACAATACAAAATCTTATAATACATCAGACCTAACAACTTATCAATTTCTCTGTTTTTGTTTAGTATGTTTTCATGTTAAACACACAAGTTAACGTTAAGTGCAATCAATTAACCTGAAACCTATAACGTTAGCCTCTGGAATCTTTGACAACTTCCCTCCGGTCTTGCAGTCCGATATAACAACAAATAAGGCTATTTCACAGTATTGTGCCTTATTTCAAATAACTGAAGGCCTCGTTGACGGTTTGCAGAATAAAAAAAGATCAAGCAGACGTGTTAAAAAGTAGCTTACAAGCTAATGCTAGCTGCTCGAAGCCATTCAACCATTAGCCACCAGAAAAGCAACGTAAACGTACCCCCACACACGAATAACAACTGGTGAATCAAACAAATAAACCACAGAAACATTTAAACGCATTCCAGTTGACTGCTCTACAAATGTGAATAGTATAGAATCTGAAACCCTTCTCTCAGGTTTAGTCAAAGAAAGCTCTCTGGCTAGCATGCTAACAGTGCTAACAGAACTCGAGTGTGAATTGACAGCAGATTTACATTGAACAACTCTACCAAACACAGGATAAACGCTCGAAAACTCTGCACTCACTCGCCATGATGACGGTCCCCTGAAATCACGGTCTCTGTCTGGAGTCCCAGTGAGTTGTAAACGGATAATTAGCGCTACCGGTGCGCTCCGCCGCCcgggtgagagagaaagagagaagcgAGAGGAGCGAAGGGAGGAAAGCGCTTTAGAGACACGTCAACACTACACCGACTCTACTACACGTCAGATGAACGGCGAGTCGCGGTTGATCTTCTGGTTCACGCTCTTCAATTCGATAAAGTGATCGGCACAAGtaattttacacatatttttcaaaaagtaaaaaaagaacatATATACAATATCTTAAATGGTCACATAGATTTTTTTCAACGGTTAAATACTTAGAAGGAGACAATAATATAAGAAtatcagtttttattaatttttgcaaTCGTAACAAAACAGAAACAATGATTTACTAATTTAACAAATTGTTGATCGTTTTCCAAATAAACAAATTGTTCCCgccaaaaaatcttatttaactgCTAAATTCTCTTGTTAAATAGTAaaccatgtctacatgtttaacttattttatttagctttttgttAAACGGTCCATAATTTTAAGTAAACTGTGCGTATAGACAACAACACATTGCAGGAAAAGCAGGTTTTCGTGAATCCTTTACATCGATTTAACAGTTATACgtttcataaaaaataaaggaaGTGTGTAcgctaaacaaaaaaataaagaaagaaatcacCACGTACGTCCGGTTAAAAAGACTTGCGCTTCAGGGCAAATCGATGGCTATTTGTCACGTTTTAATTATTTGTCTTGTTACTATATACTTTAGTTTCCTCTTCAATAATTATGTAATCAAATTCTACTCTTAAACTATTGATTGTAATGAAGCTGTGAGAGTATGCAATAATGTCATCAAGACTTGTTTTCACATACATCATGTACGATTTTGCTATGTTTGTTTTATATGGTACAAATGTAAGTaggacaaaacctgcaaaaacaataaacaaatatgcaaattaataattGATCCACAAAATCCTGcataaaatagttgggttaaaattaccccaacatataacccaactctaggttattatagcaccttcccaactatgggttattttaacccagtgcattgggttattttgattaaatgttttttttcccactctggtattactattgctattattactaataatactattaattttataattatggctggGTTAATGAATAACAGTTTactaaaatattgaaaatgcattatttgtattacattttagttccagacacttttgttaaaataaatcaagaattaCAAACattgaagaaacagaacaaaagtGCAGACAGATATAAACTGAGCGAGCAGAAAATGctgttgatggagcagaatatggagctaGAGGCTGCCCAGCAGTTGCAGCAGGCTTTGTCCACAATGTACAATAGCCTACATTTTAATCATATCCAAAgcttctaaaagatggtcttggaTGGTAAAATGGGTATAAAAACCACGAGACGGAGGTAatttgttaaaaattaacaacaaaattatttattttttattatatattatgtattatgttattgtgttaactcaaccattgggttaaataaataactcaacgttttctaaagtttatataaatagTGCGGAcagattaataattaaataaattacacggATGTAGGGGGAATACGACAATGTAAAACTGAACTAAAGACTATGGAATACAAAAGGACTATGACTGAACGTAGATTTTTCCGTCTTTCACACCGCACTATTAAtaaaggcagtggcgcagtaggtagtgctgtcgcctcacggcaagaaggtcgctaggttactggtttgaacctcggctcagttggtgtttctgtgtggagtttgcatgttctccctgccttcgcgtgggtttcctctgggtgctccggtttcccccacagtccaaagacatgcagtacaggtgaattgggtaggctaaattgtccgttgtgtgtgtggatgtttcccagagatgggttgcggctggaagggcatccgctgcgtaaaaacttgctggataaattggcagttcattccgctgtggcgaccccggattaataaagggactaagccaacaagtgaatgaatgaatctatttgcgtattcatttatttatttgtttttttatttatgcaagaatttgtgtatttatttgtttttttatttacgtatttatttattgtttttgcaggtttctaTGAAGGATGAAACCTGtatagcaataaaaaaataaatacgtaaatttataaataattgagtaaataaatccataaattcctgcataaataaaataataaataaataaataaataaattaattaattaataataaataaataagtaaatgtatattaaaattcacaaattcctgcatgaataaatatagaaataatgaATAGTGCGTGcaggtaaataattaaatgaattttgGGGTAATAAGTAAGTGCTAAACTGAAAGTTGATTTATTTACTCGcactattaattaataataattaaataatttgtattaatgtaAGGAGTTgtggatttttatatatatttatttgtttaattgcgtatttatttattcattgtttcatttatgcaggaatttgtggatttatttatttacttatttatttggatatttattgggttatttatttattcattgttta is drawn from Danio rerio strain Tuebingen ecotype United States chromosome 6, GRCz12tu, whole genome shotgun sequence and contains these coding sequences:
- the sec61a1a gene encoding protein transport protein Sec61 subunit alpha-like 1, which codes for MAIKFLEVIKPFCAVLPEIQKPERKIQFREKVLWTAITLFIFLVCCQIPLFGIMSSDSADPFYWMRVILASNRGTLMELGISPIVTSGLIMQLLAGAKIIEVGDTPKDRALFNGAQKLFGMIITIGQAIVYVMTGMYGDPSEMGAGICLLIIIQLFVAGLIVLLLDELLQKGYGLGSGISLFIATNICETIVWKAFSPTTVNTGRGTEFEGAIIALFHLLATRTDKVRALREAFYRQNLPNLMNLIATVFVFAVVIYFQGFRVDLPIKSARYRGQYNTYPIKLFYTSNIPIILQSALVSNLYVISQMLSTRFSGNFLVNLLGTWSDTSSGGPARAYPVGGLCYYLSPPESFGSVLDDPVHAVIYIVFMLGSCAFFSKTWIEVSGSSAKDVAKQLKEQQMVMRGHRETSMVHELNRYIPTAAAFGGLCIGGLSVMADFLGAIGSGTGILLAVTIIYQYFEIFVKEQSEVGSMGALLF